GGTTTTTGGTGGATGACTAACCCACAGGCAGAGACTCAGGAAGAACCCTGGGGTTAGGGGCATTTTTCAGTGGATAGAGCTGGCAGAGCCATAATCAGGCCCTtcatctccagcccctcccactgTGAGgtttggctgggggtgggggggtggtctaTATGAAAGTTGGTGGGGAGCTGCTAGCCCCTGCAGTGGCCCCTCCCTGGTCCAGCCTCCTCTCTAGCAATCCCTAAAACCACCATTGGTGCAAACCCCCTCACGCTCCTCTGGGACTGTCCCTGCCCGTAGTGTGGTAGGGCCTGAGCTCTGTGGGAGGCAGTCCCACCCCATCCCGACCTGGCTCTCATCCCAGGTGTGGCAGCACCTGACACACAGACAGGAGCCTGTGCTGTCCATCTGCAGAGTCCTCAGGCTGGgaccctcctgcttcctctccattTAACCACATCCCACCAGATGCAGCCCCTTGGTCTCCTGGCCCACTCCAGGCCCTCCACTCTGGGGTGGGCCTGTCAGCGGAAAACCCCACCTGGAGGTGTTTACTTGGGCTCGACCTTCTGTCCGGCTACAGCCCAGGCAGTGGGGCCTCCAGGGCACATGGCTGGATTGCGCCCTGGGAGGATGCTCTGAGAAGCCATGTGTGTTGCCTCCCTGCTGAAGCCCCACGAAGTGCCattgatcccagagccctggctccTGCTCCAGGCACtggagctcccctccccccacctcttccgGGGTAACTTGCTGGGGTCCCCCCAGGTCCTGCCTCTTCCTACCTACCAAGAATGGATCCCCTCAGCTCCTGGGCAATGATGTGCAGGTCATCCACATCCACAAAGAGTAGGTGCTTCTCAGGGGGGGCCGAGGCAGCATCTGACAGCTCCAGGAGGTTGCCGCGGCCAGTACTGACGATGAAGACAGTGACACCCAGGTCCTTCAGCTCCTGCATGGGGGGCCCCACGGGGTCGCTGGAGCCGCCGTCTGTCACCCACACCAGCACCTTGGGCACCCCTGGCCGGGCCCCCGCCACCTCTGCAAACAGCTGCTCCTTGGCGTAAGCCAGCGCCAGGCCAGTGTTGGTGTCGCCCATGCGCTGGGCTGCGGCACGTATGGCATCCTGGACAGCCTCACCTGAGCTGTGCTGGCCGAAGGGGAACTCGGTGTACGGGCGGCTGCCCACATGCACCAGGCTGGTACGCagagccccagggcccaggggcaGCAGGCCCACCAGCTGCCCCACAAACTCCCGAACTCGGGAAAACTCATAATGTGACACGCTGGCCGAGCTGTCCAACAGAAACAGCAGGTCCCCCTGGGGGGCCGatgctggggggcctgggggagaggggagggttcAGCCCCAGGTGGTGGCCCCCAGACAGCCCCACACCCAAGGCAGAACCCCCAGGGTCTGAGCCTTCCCTAAGCTGAAGCTTGCCCTTACCCAAGTAGGCCCTGAAAGCctgctcagccccacccccaaaagtCCTGAAGGTGGCAcccctgggggaagggggagaggagtcCTGAGCCAACAAGTGCCCCACAGTCTCAGTGGGTTCTATCTCTGCACCCTGGTCATGTACCTGGGGTGCTCTCTGGGCTCAAGCCTCATCTGTAAAGGAGAGCCAACCCCTCTAAGCCACTACTCCCTTTGCTCAGCCGACTCTGTGCAGGCTGGAGCCAAGGGtcctgg
The Ailuropoda melanoleuca isolate Jingjing unplaced genomic scaffold, ASM200744v2 unplaced-scaffold32854, whole genome shotgun sequence genome window above contains:
- the VWA1 gene encoding von Willebrand factor A domain-containing protein 1 yields the protein LSLRLALARSGAERGPPASAPQGDLLFLLDSSASVSHYEFSRVREFVGQLVGLLPLGPGALRTSLVHVGSRPYTEFPFGQHSSGEAVQDAIRAAAQRMGDTNTGLALAYAKEQLFAEVAGARPGVPKVLVWVTDGGSSDPVGPPMQELKDLGVTVFIVSTGRGNLLELSDAASAPPEKHLLFVDVDDLHIIAQELRGSILDAMRPQQLRASEVTSSGFRLAWPPLLTSDSGYYMLELAPSAEPGTVRRQQLPGNATGWAWVNLNPDTDYEVTLVPESNVHLVRPQYLRVHTLPGEP